One genomic window of Notamacropus eugenii isolate mMacEug1 chromosome 6, mMacEug1.pri_v2, whole genome shotgun sequence includes the following:
- the CDK5R2 gene encoding cyclin-dependent kinase 5 activator 2 — protein sequence MGTVLSLSPASSAKGRRPGGLPDEKKKPQQSAGEESLGGYGQLPSGKAGKGESRLKRPSVLISALTWKRLVAASAKKKKGSKKVTPKPTQAGPDLLVQQRNRENLLRKGREPPDGGGTAKPLPVPVPTVPTTVEPSSGVSASAPPGSGGGGGKPPPPPPSVPAPQAPSVPGGSPRRVIVQASTGELLRCLGDFVCRRCYRLKELSPGELVGWFRGVDRSLLLQGWQDQAFITPANLVFVYLLCREALRGDELGSAAELQAAFLTCLYLAYSYMGNEISYPLKPFLVEPDKERFWQRCLRLIQRLSAQMLRLNADPHFFTQVFQDLKNEGEVGIGAGGPPGGGATNARDSNAGAKHWTMNLDR from the coding sequence ATGGGCACGGTGCTGTCTCTGTCGCCTGCCTCCTCGGCCAAGGGCCGGCGGCCAGGCGGGCTGCCGGACGAGAAGAAGAAGCCGCAGCAGTCCGCGGGAGAGGAATCGCTGGGAGGCTACGGACAGCTGCCGTCGGGCAAGGCAGGCAAGGGAGAAAGCCGGCTGAAGCGGCCATCAGTTCTCATCTCTGCGCTCACCTGGAAGCGCCTGGTGGCCGCATCCGCCAAGAAGAAGAAGGGCAGCAAGAAGGTGACGCCCAAGCCTACCCAGGCGGGCCCAGATTTACTGGTCCAGCAGCGCAACCGAGAGAACCTTCTCCGCAAGGGCCGGGAACCCCCAGATGGGGGCGGCACCGCTAAGCCCCTGCCTGTACCCGTGCCCACGGTGCCCACCACAGTCGAGCCGTCCTCCGGAGTCAGCGCCTCGGCTCCTCCAGGTTccggagggggaggagggaagccgccgccgccgccgccatctGTGCCGGCCCCCCAGGCTCCCTCAGTCCCCGGGGGTTCTCCCCGACGGGTCATCGTGCAGGCCTCCACTGGCGAGCTGCTACGCTGCCTGGGCGACTTCGTGTGCCGGCGCTGCTACCGGCTGAAGGAGCTGAGCCCTGGGGAGCTAGTGGGCTGGTTCCGAGGGGTGGACCGGTCCCTTCTTCTGCAAGGGTGGCAAGACCAGGCGTTCATCACCCCCGCCAACCTGGTATTCGTGTATCTGCTGTGCCGGGAGGCGCTGCGCGGGGACGAGCTGGGTTCGGCCGCTGAACTGCAGGCCGCCTTCCTCACCTGCCTCTACCTAGCCTACTCCTACATGGGGAACGAGATATCCTACCCGCTCAAACCTTTCCTAGTGGAGCCTGACAAGGAGCGCTTCTGGCAGCGTTGCCTGCGGCTCATCCAGAGGCTCAGCGCGCAGATGCTGCGGCTCAACGCCGACCCCCACTTCTTCACCCAGGTCTTCCAGGACCTCAAGAACGAGGGCGAGGTCGGTATCGGGGCTGGGGGTCCCCCGGGCGGTGGCGCTACCAACGCCAGGGACAGCAACGCCGGAGCCAAGCACTGGACTATGAATCTGGACCGCTAG